The following coding sequences lie in one Miscanthus floridulus cultivar M001 chromosome 9, ASM1932011v1, whole genome shotgun sequence genomic window:
- the LOC136480376 gene encoding sphinganine C4-monooxygenase 1-like, whose translation MVMLVVMVVLDGWQYVWHRYMHHNRFLYRHINSWHHRLIVPYAFGSQYNHPIEGLLLDTLGGTLALVVSGMSPRASIFFFSLCTIKGGNVFHLCFWNNTAYHDVHHQLHGSRFNFSKPFFATWDKVFGTHMPYVLEERPGGGLQSRPLMTRPPTMVKKTSV comes from the coding sequence ATGGTCATGCTCGTGGTCATGGTCGTGCTAGATGGGTGGCAGTATGTGTGGCACAGGTACATGCACCACAACAGGTTCCTGTACCGGCACATCAACTCGTGGCACCACCGCCTCATCGTGCCCTACGCATTCGGCTCACAGTACAACCACCCCATTGAGGGCCTCCTTCTAGACACGCTCGGTGGGACGCTGGCCTTGGTCGTGTCGGGCATGTCACCTCGTGcatccatcttcttcttctcactTTGCACCATCAAGGGTGGAAACGTGTTCCACCTGTGCTTCTGGAATAACACGGCATACCATGACGTGCACCACCAGCTGCACGGCAGCAGGTTCAATTTTTCAAAGCCATTCTTTGCGACGTGGGATAAGGTCTTCGGGACTCATATGCCTTATGTGCTGGAGGAGAGACCAGGTGGTGGGCTCCAATCACGCCCCCTCATGACAAGGCCTCCCACAATGGTGAAAAAAACTAGTGTGTGA